In a single window of the Deltaproteobacteria bacterium genome:
- a CDS encoding KamA family radical SAM protein → MEEDPLFVEEAEPPGRSTSSQDLINSGADFFPTPPVLSHPPAFLMKTKGKPVVFQENPVSRSFRKRFYPTTTYQAWNDWRWQLRNRITNVAKLAELISLSGMERFAVANGTSLPLAITPYYASLLSVSEADDRLRRTVIPSLEEGTLSSGEQDDPLAEERDSPVPGIVHRYPDRVLFLVTDYCSTYCRYCTRSRMVGGSHQYHDDARQWEQGLAYIAGNPDIRDVLLSGGDPLTLSDEKLDWLLSRLQMIPHVEIVRIGTKVPAVMPQRITPDLIRVLKRHHPLWMSIHVTHPDELTPEMYRACKRLADAGIPLGSQTVLLAGINDDVETMKRLMRGLLQFRVKPYYLYQCDPIPGSSHFRTPISKGLEIIEGLRGHTTGYAVPSYVIDAPGGGGKIPLLPEYLVGREGNDLILRNYVGGFYRYTDCIQPQVIVH, encoded by the coding sequence ATGGAAGAAGACCCCCTGTTTGTAGAAGAGGCAGAGCCTCCAGGTAGGTCAACCAGTTCGCAAGATTTAATAAACTCCGGGGCAGATTTTTTTCCAACTCCACCTGTTCTGTCCCATCCCCCCGCTTTTCTTATGAAAACTAAGGGTAAGCCCGTAGTTTTCCAAGAAAACCCCGTATCTCGCAGCTTTCGTAAACGTTTTTACCCCACCACCACTTACCAGGCCTGGAATGATTGGCGCTGGCAATTACGAAACCGCATCACCAATGTAGCCAAGTTAGCAGAATTGATAAGCCTCTCCGGCATGGAACGATTTGCCGTGGCGAATGGCACGTCACTGCCTTTAGCGATTACGCCTTACTATGCCAGTCTGCTCAGTGTCTCCGAGGCCGATGATCGCCTGCGTCGCACGGTCATCCCCTCCCTGGAGGAAGGCACGTTAAGCAGCGGAGAGCAGGATGATCCGCTGGCAGAAGAACGTGACAGCCCCGTCCCCGGCATCGTCCACCGCTATCCCGATCGCGTCCTGTTTCTGGTCACTGATTACTGTTCAACTTATTGCCGCTACTGCACGCGCTCGCGGATGGTGGGCGGCAGCCATCAGTACCATGACGATGCCCGGCAGTGGGAGCAAGGCCTCGCCTACATAGCGGGCAATCCCGATATTCGTGATGTGCTGCTTTCCGGCGGTGATCCGCTGACTTTAAGCGATGAAAAGCTGGATTGGCTTTTGTCGCGTCTGCAAATGATCCCGCATGTGGAAATAGTGAGGATCGGCACCAAGGTACCGGCCGTAATGCCGCAGCGCATCACGCCGGACTTGATTCGCGTCCTCAAACGTCATCATCCGTTGTGGATGAGCATCCACGTAACCCATCCCGATGAGTTGACGCCCGAGATGTATCGGGCCTGCAAGCGCCTGGCCGATGCCGGTATTCCGCTCGGCTCGCAGACGGTCCTTTTGGCCGGAATCAACGACGATGTAGAGACGATGAAGCGCTTGATGCGCGGCCTGCTTCAGTTCCGGGTCAAGCCGTACTATCTCTACCAGTGCGATCCCATTCCCGGTTCGTCGCATTTTCGCACCCCCATCAGTAAGGGGTTGGAAATAATCGAGGGATTACGCGGACATACGACCGGTTATGCCGTTCCCTCCTATGTGATTGACGCTCCCGGCGGCGGCGGCAAGATCCCCCTGTTACCGGAATACTTAGTGGGCAGGGAGGGTAATGATTTGATCCTCCGGAATTATGTCGGCGGATTTTACCGTTATACGGACTGCATCCAGCCCCAGGTGATTGTTCATTGA
- a CDS encoding N-6 DNA methylase produces MTPDPLDRIRSIRDIPALIAYLRDELDWPIEADDFDKFTFDYEPEELGIDASTATQIEEIKQLRPLVSNQPWGIFFIRFEPKRLPVVVLRRILSQLVVRKRASASKSDLATWNLHDLLFISNYGEDDQRQITFAHFTQDATSGDLPTLKVLGWDDAATALHISNVHHELKEKLHWPENEKDLDSWRERWSSAFTLRHRQVITTSKDLAIRLADLARRIRRRAGQVLAVETERGPLRKLHKAFRAALIHDLSEDDFADMYAQTIAYGLLAARVSRPMGIIAENVTDMVPVTNPFLREMLGTFLTIGGRKGKMDFDELGIQDVVDLLNSPDTHMEAILRDFGNRTRQEDPVIHFYELFLAEYDKKMKVKRGVFYTPQPVVSYIVRSVHELLQTEFGLADGLADTTTWGEMAKRNPAIKIPEGVSEEEPFVQILDVATGTATFLVEVIDIIHKTMTAKWEREKRLELEFDRLWNEYVPKHLLPRLYGYELMMAPYAIAHMKIGLKLFETGYRFGSNERAHVYLTNALEPPSILAEQAAANLFEALGHEAQAVNAIKSNKRFTVIIGNPPYSNLSANLSPELRVPVEKYKFIDEERIRERGALSLEKNINDDYVKFVRYAQLAVQQMGIYGLVTNNGFMANPTLRGMRYSLINSFPKFYILNLLGYAGTSTRRMSETPDVNIFDIANAGVAIHLGCRGPKEHAFVGYAEMIGSREAKYRFLSDHTVQSTPFVSVNPELPFFLMEPTDTITKKEYETGMPLLQLFKVNSTGIRTLRDDFVVDFEEKPILDRVSRFRDSNASDKDLCGELGLEMPGWWNIAKSRQSIRRESGPKQFIRLFNYRPFDVRRLFYHDSLVGSPRRPIMQHMEPRSKNLALHICRQLSSPTWQHVFITRGLTDDCYVSNRTKERGYTLPLYLTSATGQLGLGDIATNFNLEFFKNKLPHEFSEASEKTILYYVYCILFSPSYRCRYSDFLKRDFPCLPLTSSIELFNSLAELGSELVALHLVEAPVQTGISIQYDKIDGWTFAYTTPPPVCIAFAGPAEPVVDKVGWSDSTVWINAIKPKKGATDIKVTGTVGFRGVPEEVWNFHIGGYQVCQKWLKDRKGRTLGADDLVHYHRIVVALHETIRLMAEIDRVIDAHGGWPIK; encoded by the coding sequence ATGACCCCTGACCCTCTCGACCGCATCCGTTCCATCCGTGACATTCCCGCCCTGATCGCATATCTCCGCGACGAACTGGACTGGCCCATCGAAGCGGACGATTTTGATAAGTTTACTTTCGACTATGAGCCTGAAGAACTGGGTATTGATGCTTCAACCGCCACGCAAATCGAAGAGATCAAGCAACTGCGCCCCCTCGTTTCAAACCAGCCCTGGGGTATTTTCTTTATCCGCTTTGAACCAAAACGCCTGCCGGTCGTTGTCCTCCGCCGGATACTGAGCCAACTGGTTGTCCGGAAGCGCGCCTCGGCAAGTAAATCAGATCTGGCCACCTGGAACCTCCATGACCTTCTCTTCATTTCCAATTACGGGGAAGACGACCAGCGCCAGATCACCTTTGCCCATTTCACTCAGGATGCCACCTCCGGCGATCTGCCTACCCTGAAGGTGCTCGGCTGGGACGATGCCGCCACGGCCCTCCACATTAGCAACGTTCACCACGAACTGAAGGAAAAGCTCCACTGGCCGGAGAATGAAAAGGACCTGGACAGCTGGCGGGAGAGATGGTCATCCGCCTTTACCCTGCGTCATCGGCAGGTCATCACGACGTCGAAAGATTTGGCCATCCGTCTTGCCGACCTGGCCCGCCGCATCCGCCGCCGCGCCGGTCAGGTGCTGGCCGTGGAAACGGAACGCGGCCCGCTGCGCAAGCTGCACAAAGCCTTCCGCGCTGCCCTGATTCATGACCTTTCGGAAGACGACTTTGCCGACATGTACGCCCAGACCATCGCCTACGGCCTGCTGGCGGCCCGCGTCTCCCGCCCGATGGGTATCATCGCGGAAAACGTGACCGACATGGTCCCGGTGACCAATCCTTTTCTTCGGGAGATGCTGGGGACATTTCTCACCATCGGCGGCCGGAAGGGCAAGATGGATTTCGACGAGTTGGGCATTCAGGACGTCGTTGATCTCCTCAACAGCCCGGACACCCATATGGAGGCGATCCTCCGCGACTTCGGCAATCGCACCCGACAGGAGGACCCCGTCATTCACTTTTACGAGCTCTTCCTGGCCGAATACGACAAGAAAATGAAAGTTAAGCGGGGCGTCTTCTACACCCCGCAACCCGTGGTCTCCTATATCGTCCGCAGTGTCCACGAACTCCTGCAAACTGAATTCGGTCTCGCCGACGGCCTGGCCGACACGACTACCTGGGGCGAGATGGCAAAAAGAAACCCTGCCATCAAAATCCCGGAGGGCGTATCCGAGGAGGAACCTTTTGTTCAGATCCTTGATGTTGCCACCGGCACGGCCACCTTTCTCGTGGAAGTGATTGATATCATCCACAAAACAATGACGGCCAAATGGGAAAGGGAGAAACGTCTGGAGCTGGAATTCGATCGGCTCTGGAATGAGTATGTGCCGAAACATCTCCTCCCCCGGCTCTACGGCTACGAACTGATGATGGCTCCCTACGCCATTGCCCACATGAAGATCGGCCTGAAACTCTTTGAAACGGGCTACCGTTTCGGCTCCAACGAACGTGCCCATGTCTACCTGACCAATGCCCTCGAACCGCCGTCAATACTGGCTGAGCAGGCTGCCGCGAACTTGTTCGAGGCGCTTGGCCACGAGGCACAGGCCGTCAATGCAATCAAAAGCAACAAACGCTTCACCGTCATCATCGGCAATCCGCCGTATTCCAATTTATCAGCTAATCTAAGCCCTGAATTACGTGTTCCTGTTGAAAAATACAAGTTTATTGATGAGGAACGTATTAGAGAACGTGGTGCATTGTCTCTTGAGAAAAACATTAACGACGACTACGTGAAATTTGTCCGCTATGCACAATTAGCTGTTCAGCAGATGGGAATTTATGGCCTCGTTACAAACAATGGATTTATGGCTAACCCAACATTGCGGGGCATGCGTTACAGCTTGATCAACTCGTTCCCAAAGTTCTATATTTTGAATCTTCTCGGATATGCAGGCACAAGTACACGTAGAATGAGCGAAACGCCTGATGTAAATATTTTCGATATAGCAAACGCCGGCGTTGCTATTCATTTAGGATGTCGCGGGCCAAAGGAGCACGCTTTTGTCGGGTATGCAGAGATGATAGGTTCAAGAGAAGCAAAATATAGATTTCTCTCTGATCACACGGTACAATCAACACCATTTGTCTCTGTTAACCCCGAGCTACCTTTCTTTTTGATGGAACCAACAGATACAATAACAAAGAAAGAGTACGAAACTGGCATGCCTCTTCTCCAACTTTTTAAAGTTAACAGCACAGGCATAAGAACGCTTAGAGATGATTTTGTAGTAGACTTTGAGGAAAAACCAATTCTTGACCGAGTATCGAGATTTAGAGACTCTAATGCATCGGATAAGGATTTATGCGGCGAACTAGGGCTTGAAATGCCCGGATGGTGGAACATCGCGAAATCACGGCAAAGTATTCGCCGGGAAAGTGGCCCAAAGCAATTTATTCGGCTCTTCAACTATCGCCCTTTTGACGTTCGGCGGTTATTCTACCATGATTCTCTTGTTGGCTCTCCAAGGCGACCTATTATGCAGCATATGGAGCCAAGAAGTAAGAATTTAGCCCTTCATATATGCAGACAGCTTTCAAGCCCAACGTGGCAGCATGTCTTTATAACACGAGGGTTGACAGATGACTGCTACGTTTCAAACCGGACTAAAGAGCGCGGTTATACTCTCCCACTTTACTTGACTTCAGCAACCGGACAACTTGGATTAGGTGATATAGCGACGAATTTTAATCTAGAATTCTTTAAGAACAAACTGCCACATGAGTTTAGCGAAGCCTCAGAAAAGACAATCCTATATTATGTGTACTGCATTCTTTTCAGTCCATCTTACCGTTGCCGGTATTCCGATTTTCTTAAGAGAGACTTCCCCTGCCTGCCACTAACAAGCAGCATAGAACTGTTCAATTCGCTTGCAGAACTCGGCAGCGAGCTTGTCGCCCTCCACCTCGTCGAAGCCCCGGTGCAGACGGGCATTTCCATCCAGTATGATAAGATCGACGGCTGGACCTTTGCTTACACCACACCGCCACCTGTTTGCATCGCCTTCGCCGGCCCGGCGGAACCGGTGGTTGACAAGGTAGGCTGGTCCGACAGTACCGTCTGGATCAATGCCATCAAGCCGAAGAAGGGCGCAACTGACATAAAAGTCACCGGCACGGTCGGCTTCCGCGGCGTGCCGGAGGAGGTCTGGAACTTCCATATCGGCGGCTACCAGGTCTGCCAAAAATGGCTCAAGGACCGGAAGGGAAGGACGCTCGGCGCCGACGATCTCGTCCATTACCATCGCATCGTCGTGGCCCTCCACGAAACGATCCGCCTCATGGCCGAGATCGACCGCGTCATCGACGCCCACGGCGGCTGGCCGATAAAATAA
- the mutM gene encoding bifunctional DNA-formamidopyrimidine glycosylase/DNA-(apurinic or apyrimidinic site) lyase, with amino-acid sequence MPELPEVETLCRQLQEVVSGEIILSARILDSKLGRLGKLAGRTMAAPYRTGKGLNLPLGDGKALRLHLRMTGRLLWLPNQSADQPPPELPHTRFVMTFSHGRLALIDPRRFATLALTDDTPPTRAPFDPLEKFSPRLLWSSVRSKRLPIKSFLLDQRAVAGIGNIYACEILHRASINPWRPTSDLSLAEWQKLAKTAKAILRKAIVCRGTSVSDWRDLFGQQGEYQHHLQVYGRAGEPCSHCGGTVTRLKLGGRGTFFCPGCQK; translated from the coding sequence GTGCCTGAGCTGCCCGAAGTTGAGACGTTATGCAGACAACTGCAAGAGGTTGTATCCGGGGAGATAATCCTGTCAGCACGCATACTTGACTCCAAGTTGGGCCGGTTGGGAAAATTGGCCGGCCGAACTATGGCCGCGCCCTATCGCACCGGCAAAGGTCTCAATCTGCCTCTGGGCGACGGAAAGGCGCTCCGGTTGCATCTGCGCATGACGGGCCGGCTGCTGTGGCTGCCGAATCAGTCGGCGGACCAGCCACCCCCCGAACTGCCCCATACCCGCTTCGTAATGACCTTCAGCCACGGCCGGTTGGCCTTGATTGATCCGCGTCGCTTTGCCACGCTGGCCTTGACGGACGATACTCCTCCTACGCGGGCGCCCTTTGATCCCCTGGAGAAATTCTCGCCCCGCCTTTTGTGGTCAAGTGTGCGCAGTAAAAGACTGCCTATTAAATCATTTCTCCTGGATCAGCGCGCCGTTGCCGGGATCGGCAATATTTATGCCTGTGAGATCCTCCACCGCGCCTCCATCAATCCCTGGCGACCCACCAGCGATTTGTCGCTCGCGGAATGGCAGAAGCTGGCCAAGACGGCCAAGGCGATTTTGCGGAAGGCCATAGTCTGCCGCGGCACAAGCGTCTCGGATTGGCGCGACCTCTTTGGACAGCAGGGGGAATACCAGCACCACCTGCAGGTTTATGGGCGGGCCGGGGAGCCTTGTTCACATTGTGGGGGTACCGTAACGCGGCTCAAGTTGGGAGGGAGGGGCACCTTTTTTTGTCCGGGCTGTCAGAAGTAG
- a CDS encoding helicase-related protein, whose protein sequence is MVTERLPAKAGSELFIVDNSDKDWKVRNYLEQWADLSVSFDIATGYFEIGALLALDGQWQKLEKLRILMGDEVSRRTKQALMAGVQTAGTILDASIEKEKERDDFLSGVPPIVDALRKRQIECRIYTKEKFHAKAYITHAKHAVVGSAALVGSSNFTHPGLTDNVELNIQVRREVELLQEWYDRHWNEAHEITEEILRIIERHTREYSPFEIYAKALQEFFRAHEMTTGEWENGTSRMYPVLDQYQKEGYQSLMKISGQHGGAFLCDGVGLGKTFIGLMVIERLVVYERKRVMLLVPKAARKPVWESAIRRYLPHLGGGDFSNLAIYNHTDLLRAGEFPARLERIKEMADAIVIDEAHHFRNPGVKGEKSGRITRYRHLYDIADGKSMFLLTATPINNRLLDLQHMIELFTRLKPDFFKSTLGIHSLAGHFRKMEKDLEQIVFGQAAENDGMETNAVEAERVLLNDNLFRALVVQRSRAYVKASQLQQGGYAALFPRRGDPQVAHYSIKKTYGRLLSMLEEAFSREKPLFSLAMYYPLAYYKGPDTTIDPLKAGRQREVVGLIRTLFLKRFESSVYAFNLSCNALLVKLLAFATKNSKTSSESNRLDRWKAQHGDSIRHVSEQRNDFFGGDREELGEDELVTEEMLEDVEELNRDEYRVEEILTEIFLDMDQLTEFIKELEKFKPSHDDKLLALIRLLKNDAVLKKHKVMIFTEYLSTARYLKKELLEAGIEGIDEVDSATSRDRGEIIRQFAPYYNDASSATLKEESLTESRVLIATDVLSEGLNLQDATRLINYDIHWNPVRLMQRIGRVDRRLNPEIEEKILTDHPDQKMIRGAVAYWNFLPPDELNILLSLYSRVTHKTLRISKTFGIEGKKLLTPEDDYDALKDFNHAYEGTTSILEGMHLEYQQLLKDYPDLAARLALLPGRVFSGKAHPQTDARAVFFCWALPALSKKPDGSETWSEENGTTGWYLYDLIGERIISEPADIIGLIRSKPETPRKRAIPDKTLAEIRTSVEKHIKNTYFKRVQAPIGVKAILKAWMELG, encoded by the coding sequence ATGGTAACGGAACGATTGCCGGCTAAGGCTGGAAGCGAACTATTTATCGTTGACAACAGCGATAAGGACTGGAAGGTCCGGAACTACTTGGAACAGTGGGCCGACCTGTCCGTCTCTTTCGATATTGCCACCGGCTACTTTGAGATCGGCGCCCTGCTCGCCCTGGACGGCCAATGGCAGAAGCTCGAAAAGCTGCGCATCCTCATGGGTGATGAAGTTTCACGGCGGACAAAGCAAGCCCTGATGGCCGGCGTCCAAACAGCCGGGACGATCCTCGACGCCAGTATTGAGAAGGAAAAGGAACGCGACGATTTTCTGTCAGGTGTGCCTCCCATTGTTGATGCCCTCCGGAAGCGGCAGATCGAATGCCGTATCTATACCAAAGAAAAATTTCACGCCAAAGCCTATATCACCCATGCGAAGCACGCCGTCGTCGGTTCGGCGGCCCTCGTTGGTTCCAGCAACTTCACCCATCCCGGACTGACGGACAACGTGGAGCTGAACATCCAGGTGCGGCGGGAGGTTGAGTTGCTTCAGGAGTGGTATGACCGGCACTGGAACGAAGCCCATGAAATAACGGAAGAAATCCTCCGGATTATCGAGCGTCACACAAGGGAATACAGCCCGTTCGAGATCTATGCCAAGGCCCTGCAGGAATTTTTCCGCGCTCATGAGATGACGACGGGCGAATGGGAAAATGGCACTTCCCGCATGTATCCCGTCCTCGACCAATATCAAAAGGAAGGCTACCAATCCCTGATGAAAATCTCCGGCCAGCACGGCGGCGCCTTTCTATGCGACGGCGTCGGTTTGGGGAAGACCTTTATCGGCCTGATGGTCATCGAGCGGCTTGTCGTTTACGAGCGGAAACGGGTTATGCTGCTCGTGCCGAAGGCGGCGCGCAAGCCCGTCTGGGAGAGCGCCATCCGTCGCTACCTGCCCCATCTTGGCGGCGGGGATTTTAGCAATCTGGCGATCTACAACCATACCGATCTGCTCCGTGCGGGTGAATTTCCGGCCCGTCTCGAACGCATCAAGGAGATGGCCGATGCCATAGTCATTGACGAAGCCCATCACTTTCGCAATCCGGGTGTCAAAGGGGAAAAATCAGGCAGGATCACCCGTTATCGCCACCTGTACGATATTGCAGATGGCAAAAGCATGTTTCTGCTGACGGCCACGCCCATAAACAACCGCCTCCTTGACCTCCAGCACATGATCGAACTATTTACCCGCCTCAAACCCGATTTTTTTAAATCTACCCTGGGAATCCACTCCCTCGCCGGCCACTTCCGCAAGATGGAAAAAGATCTGGAACAGATCGTTTTTGGGCAAGCGGCAGAGAATGACGGCATGGAAACCAATGCCGTGGAAGCGGAGAGGGTTCTGCTGAACGACAATCTATTCCGAGCGCTCGTTGTGCAACGCAGCCGTGCCTACGTGAAGGCCAGCCAGCTCCAGCAAGGCGGCTATGCAGCCCTATTCCCCCGGCGGGGAGATCCCCAGGTTGCTCACTACTCCATCAAGAAGACGTACGGCCGGCTCCTGTCCATGCTGGAAGAGGCTTTCTCCAGGGAGAAACCTCTGTTTTCACTGGCGATGTACTATCCCCTGGCCTATTACAAAGGCCCCGACACCACGATTGATCCCCTGAAGGCAGGGCGGCAGCGGGAAGTGGTGGGACTGATCAGGACTCTGTTCCTCAAGCGCTTTGAGAGTTCCGTCTATGCTTTCAATCTATCATGCAACGCCCTGCTGGTTAAGCTCCTGGCCTTCGCCACGAAGAACAGCAAAACCTCCTCGGAATCCAACCGTCTGGACCGCTGGAAGGCCCAGCATGGGGATTCTATCCGTCATGTAAGCGAACAACGGAATGACTTCTTCGGAGGGGATCGGGAGGAACTGGGCGAAGATGAACTCGTCACCGAGGAGATGCTGGAGGACGTGGAAGAGCTCAACCGGGATGAATACCGCGTGGAAGAGATCCTGACCGAGATTTTTCTCGACATGGATCAGCTCACCGAATTTATTAAAGAACTTGAGAAATTCAAGCCCTCTCACGATGACAAGCTCCTCGCCCTGATTCGCCTGCTTAAAAACGATGCCGTCCTCAAGAAACATAAGGTCATGATCTTCACGGAGTATCTGTCCACGGCGCGCTATCTGAAGAAAGAGCTCCTGGAAGCCGGAATAGAGGGCATTGACGAGGTGGACAGCGCCACGTCGCGTGATCGGGGCGAGATCATTCGGCAATTCGCGCCCTATTACAATGATGCCTCGTCTGCCACGCTAAAAGAGGAAAGCCTCACTGAATCCAGAGTTCTCATCGCCACGGATGTGCTTTCCGAAGGCCTGAACCTGCAGGATGCAACGCGCCTGATCAATTACGATATTCACTGGAACCCGGTCCGCCTCATGCAGCGCATCGGCCGTGTTGATCGGCGGCTGAACCCGGAGATCGAAGAAAAAATTCTGACCGACCACCCCGACCAGAAAATGATCCGGGGCGCCGTGGCGTACTGGAACTTCCTGCCGCCTGATGAACTGAATATCCTGCTGAGCCTGTACAGCAGGGTCACCCACAAGACATTGCGGATATCCAAGACCTTCGGCATCGAAGGCAAGAAGCTTCTAACCCCGGAAGACGATTACGATGCCCTGAAGGATTTCAATCATGCCTATGAAGGAACGACATCCATTCTCGAGGGTATGCACCTCGAATACCAGCAACTCCTGAAGGACTACCCCGATCTCGCGGCGCGCCTGGCGCTTCTGCCCGGCCGGGTCTTCAGCGGCAAGGCCCACCCCCAAACCGATGCCAGAGCGGTCTTTTTCTGCTGGGCGCTTCCCGCCCTGAGCAAGAAACCGGATGGATCGGAGACCTGGAGCGAAGAAAACGGCACAACGGGCTGGTACCTCTACGATCTCATCGGAGAGCGCATCATTTCGGAGCCGGCGGACATCATTGGCCTGATCCGCAGCAAGCCGGAAACACCGCGTAAGCGGGCAATACCGGACAAAACTCTCGCTGAAATAAGAACATCCGTGGAAAAGCACATCAAGAATACCTACTTCAAGCGGGTGCAGGCCCCTATCGGCGTGAAGGCCATCCTCAAGGCCTGGATGGAGCTGGGATGA
- a CDS encoding AAA family ATPase, translating to MITKLTLRNFKSINEQSYEFTKFDLLVGRNNCGKSTILQALAIWQFCLDEFHRSNRSGSKGIQVILPNFTALPLPEFNLLWRNRTDREWPPDEKGVKRQKYILIEIHVDWQGIDGKSDTFGVQLRYSSPQTIYAIPTEGWEKFRDLEKKGSLPIIAYVPPFSGLEPSEEWRDDGPLRKQVGKAQPGSVLRNLLLRVAQKDVADPSTPTKKTYKAPPDWNEIKEMILKWFSVKLREPKYIRGVDTQITCEYIQNDKAYDLIAGGSGFHQTLTLLAFLYGYCPTTILLDEPDAHLHVNLQREILDYFKRKSNERNVQFLIGTHAEEFVRGVDVSQLISMLGQIPKRVESTPQVLQAMAEVSNAELAQLWSSPVILYVEGESDERILRGWAKTCGAEEAFDKVCFRSMGGGSKSQMKDNADRHFNALRQIIPKVQRIMLFDYDDSESAFHPDTDNLALYEWKRKNIENYLLVPDAWIRATAKQLGIENDDLFVQPFIDRIRDFFSSENLTLPEGKSWGNLKANIFMVVDGKKILFENKDALFQQLRKENPSVELIREAVATNMNFNEIHEDVKVFFERLKKVVEEIS from the coding sequence ATGATTACAAAACTGACTCTGCGCAATTTTAAGAGCATAAATGAACAATCATATGAATTTACAAAATTTGATTTGCTGGTGGGAAGAAATAATTGTGGTAAAAGTACCATTCTGCAGGCCCTTGCCATATGGCAGTTTTGTCTCGATGAATTTCATCGATCCAATCGGAGCGGATCGAAAGGTATCCAGGTTATTTTACCCAACTTTACTGCATTACCATTACCGGAATTCAATTTATTATGGCGCAATCGCACGGATCGTGAATGGCCACCTGATGAAAAGGGTGTAAAACGTCAAAAATACATTCTTATTGAGATTCATGTGGATTGGCAGGGTATAGATGGAAAGTCAGATACATTTGGCGTTCAACTGAGATATAGCTCGCCCCAAACCATATATGCCATCCCCACAGAGGGTTGGGAAAAATTCAGGGATTTAGAAAAAAAGGGATCCCTACCAATTATTGCATATGTCCCCCCATTCTCCGGTCTTGAACCTTCTGAGGAATGGCGCGACGATGGCCCCCTGAGGAAACAAGTGGGTAAAGCCCAGCCCGGCAGCGTCCTTCGCAATCTTCTCTTACGTGTGGCACAAAAGGATGTGGCTGATCCTTCAACGCCCACAAAAAAAACTTACAAAGCGCCACCCGACTGGAATGAAATCAAAGAAATGATTTTAAAATGGTTTTCCGTTAAATTGAGAGAACCAAAGTATATACGTGGAGTTGATACGCAGATCACTTGTGAGTACATTCAAAATGATAAAGCTTATGACTTGATAGCAGGCGGCAGCGGTTTTCATCAGACCCTGACCCTGCTGGCATTTCTCTACGGATATTGTCCAACTACAATACTTCTTGATGAACCGGATGCACATCTGCATGTAAATCTACAGAGAGAAATTCTCGATTATTTCAAACGCAAATCGAATGAACGAAACGTGCAGTTCCTGATTGGTACGCATGCTGAGGAATTTGTCCGAGGTGTTGATGTCAGCCAGTTAATCTCCATGCTTGGTCAGATCCCCAAACGGGTGGAATCCACCCCTCAAGTTCTTCAAGCGATGGCTGAAGTGTCCAATGCCGAATTAGCTCAATTATGGTCTTCTCCAGTTATCCTATACGTTGAGGGAGAAAGTGATGAACGCATCTTACGTGGATGGGCAAAAACATGCGGAGCGGAAGAGGCCTTTGATAAGGTTTGCTTTAGATCAATGGGTGGCGGCAGCAAAAGCCAAATGAAAGACAATGCGGACAGGCATTTTAATGCTTTAAGACAAATTATCCCCAAGGTGCAGCGTATAATGCTGTTTGATTATGACGACAGCGAAAGCGCATTTCACCCAGATACTGATAACCTTGCATTATACGAATGGAAACGTAAGAATATTGAGAATTATTTACTGGTACCCGATGCATGGATACGAGCAACGGCCAAACAACTTGGCATTGAAAATGATGATCTCTTTGTCCAACCTTTCATAGATCGAATACGTGATTTTTTTAGTAGTGAAAACCTAACCCTGCCTGAAGGTAAAAGTTGGGGAAATCTCAAGGCGAATATTTTTATGGTTGTAGATGGGAAAAAAATACTATTTGAAAACAAAGACGCTCTCTTTCAGCAACTGCGCAAAGAAAATCCATCAGTAGAATTAATCAGAGAAGCCGTAGCAACAAACATGAACTTTAATGAAATTCATGAGGACGTCAAAGTTTTTTTTGAAAGGCTTAAAAAAGTGGTCGAAGAAATTTCATAG